The nucleotide window AGCCCGCCCCGGCGGGCGAGCGCGAGTCGAAGAATCCCTATTGCGAAGCAGATTCTCCGCCAGCCTTCCTCGGCCCCGGTTTTCCTAGCGACTAGCGACCGGCGACTAGTGACTTACCAGCGGCGACGTTTTGAATCCTCCCCCTTCCGTTATCATCCATTACCCACGATGAAGATCGGCATCACCTGCTACCCCACCTACGGAGGCTCCGGTGTCGTCGCCACCGAGCTGGGCATGGAGCTTGCCGAGCGTGGCCACGAGATCCACTTCATCACTTACAAGCAGCCCATCCGGCTGAACGCGCAGCATCCCAACATCTATTTCCACGAAGTCGACGTTTCCAATTACCCGCTCTTCGAGTTCCCGCCTTACGACCTCGCGCTCGCCACGCGCATGGCGGAAGTCGCCGAACTGCATCAACTCGACTTGTTGCACGTGCACTACGCCATCCCGCATTCGGTCTCGGCGATGCTGGCGCGCCAGATGCTCGCCGCGGCCACGCCGCCGCGCCGCTTGCCCTTCGTCACCACGCTGCACGGAACGGACATCACGGTGGTCGGCGCCGACCGCTCCTATCTCCCCATCACGCGCTACTCCATCGAGCAGAGTGACGGCGTCACTGCCATCTCCAACTACTTGCGCGAGCGGACGATCAACGAATTCGAGATCCAGCATCCCATCGCGACCATCTACAACTTCGTCAACTGCGATCTCTACATGCGCTACGTCGACGCCAAGAAGGCGCGCCGCGAGTACGCCACCGACGACGAGCGCGTCCTCGTCCACCTCTCGAATTTCCGGCCGGTGAAGCGCATCACCGACGTCATCGAGATCTTCGACCGCGTGCAAAAGAAGCTGCCCGCCAAACTCCTGATGATCGGGGATGGTCCTGACCGCTCGCAGGCAGAGTGGCTCGCGCGCCGCAAGGGCATTCAGGACCGCGTCCACTTCCTCGGCAAGCAGAACGAGATCAACCAGAGACTTCCCATGGCCGACCTCATGCTCATGCCCAGCGAGCTCGAGTCTTTTGGATTAGC belongs to Acidobacteriota bacterium and includes:
- the bshA gene encoding N-acetyl-alpha-D-glucosaminyl L-malate synthase BshA; this encodes MKIGITCYPTYGGSGVVATELGMELAERGHEIHFITYKQPIRLNAQHPNIYFHEVDVSNYPLFEFPPYDLALATRMAEVAELHQLDLLHVHYAIPHSVSAMLARQMLAAATPPRRLPFVTTLHGTDITVVGADRSYLPITRYSIEQSDGVTAISNYLRERTINEFEIQHPIATIYNFVNCDLYMRYVDAKKARREYATDDERVLVHLSNFRPVKRITDVIEIFDRVQKKLPAKLLMIGDGPDRSQAEWLARRKGIQDRVHFLGKQNEINQRLPMADLMLMPSELESFGLAALEAMACEVPTVATNVGGVPEVIEHGVTGFLAAVGDVDTMAGYAIDILSDETRLRAMGRAARAGAQSRFCASKIIPQYEDFYRSVLERAS